In Mycolicibacterium gadium, the genomic window CCGCCGCGACCGACGCGCTGTCGGTCACGTCGAGCTGCACGCCGATCAACCTGTCGTCGTCGGCGCCAGCACCAGTCGTCGCACGCAGCAGCGGCATTCCTCGATCAGGAGTCCGCATCGCCGCGACCACGCGCCACCCCTCGCGATAGAGGCGCACGGTCGATGCGAAGCCGAGACCACGTGACGCTCCGGTGATGACGACGCTGCGAGGCTCAGTCATCGGCTGTTCGTCGCGCAAGCGCCATCACCCGTCGGCCGATTCGGTCGCGCATCTCATACTCTTCGATCCCAGCTCCACGTCGGTGTTGCGGGACGGCCCCTGCTGCCAGGTGGACCACTTGCCGACCGAGTACGGTCCTTCGGCTCCGTTCGCCCGGTAATACCCTTGCGGGTCGTACACCTTTGCCTCCGGGTACGGCCACGGGCAAGCGACGGAGGTGGCGAGCCCGCTGGCCTTGATCGCCCAGAACCAGCCGCCGTAGGCGAAGTACGACACGTTGATGATTGCGAACATCACCAGGAATGTGCCGAGCACCGGCTTTTTCGGGAAGAGCCTGGCCTTCGCCGCGAGCTTCTCCGCTACCGACTTTCCCGTGTCGTCGCGGTACACCAGGATGGCTGCCGGGATCATCACGAACGTCACCGACAGCGACTCCCAGAGCAGGGGGAACTGGAAGGTGCTTCCCGGGAACAAGGTTCCGAACGGGATCGCCTGCGAATAGATGTACAGCCCCGTGCGCACCAGGCTGATCTCCAGCATCGCGTCGAAGATGAAACCGATCACCAGCACGAGCCCGCCCAGGCTGAGCAGCGGGTGCCGGCTGACGAACGATTCCGGTCCGCGCTTGGCCTGCATCTTGCGAAGAATCCAGATCGCCGGGAAGTACGGCCCGAAGTAGAACGTGACGTATCCGAACACGATGA contains:
- a CDS encoding spirocyclase AveC family protein, encoding MTTESKPLETESKSPDPAGTGPNWGRVIALFAWLGFLGLFLVVGRTAVDPRVANPNVEGRPRPVEFLTGFDHWQIIPQVGALIMVVVLTIVFIIGWRRNPGSPVLLMVLVTTLIVWQDPIMNWSPYAVYNPALMHWPENWYLIMMSPTVEPFIVFGYVTFYFGPYFPAIWILRKMQAKRGPESFVSRHPLLSLGGLVLVIGFIFDAMLEISLVRTGLYIYSQAIPFGTLFPGSTFQFPLLWESLSVTFVMIPAAILVYRDDTGKSVAEKLAAKARLFPKKPVLGTFLVMFAIINVSYFAYGGWFWAIKASGLATSVACPWPYPEAKVYDPQGYYRANGAEGPYSVGKWSTWQQGPSRNTDVELGSKSMRCATESADG